From the Callithrix jacchus isolate 240 chromosome 22, calJac240_pri, whole genome shotgun sequence genome, the window ATACTTAGGTAACTAGTCATGAGGGGCAGCGAAAATCtcaaagaaagtgaaataaaaataattataattaaaggctgggtatggtggctcacgcctttattcccagctctttgggaggctgaggcaggcagattacttcaggtcaggagttcaagacaagcctggccaatatggtaaaaccctgtctctactaaaaatataaaaaatagccaggtgtggtggcagttgcttgtagtcccagctactcaggaggctgaggtactaaaatcacttgaacctgggaagcagaggttacagtgagacggAATCATGCCCcgacactccaggctgggtgacagagcaagaccctgtctcaaaataataataattattattattattgaaggaAAACATGGTAGATATTGATACATAAGAAGGAAAACCTATAATTATCATCTAACTAAAGAAATAACATTGAGACAATATATAGCAATATACAGAGGTAAAGCATTTCTATTATCATagtagaaagaaattaaaatacttttggTTTGGTTAACATAAAGAGAGGAAAATAATCCAGATGTCttttttaccagtttattattattaaaatacaaacacttGGGGTTTATGTCAACTGATAAAGAAGATAATCGGTTTCTCGgcagagtaaatgagactggttccccttctgaccgaggtttggagccccgggaaggcagagtcacccatttcggacacaagaaggatgccagacaggagaatcctgggcagaaaagcaccatcagtcttaacgccgccgttctggccctgggaactaacaacttggacgtccaatcaagagacctaatctgaaagttggtaatttcaaagacgacaggaggataaatttacaatgatgggaagaaaccagcgtaaaaaggctgagaatactcaaaatcagaacgcctctccctctaaagatgatcacagttccacatcaacaatggaacaaggcttgatggagaacgagcgcatcccaatgacagaatcactcttcaaggaatggataataacaaacttcggtaagttaaaagaacatgttgtagcccagcgtaaagaaactaggaactttgaaaaaaggtttgacaaattcctattgagaatagacaacttagagaggaatataagtgaattaatggaactgaagaatacaatacagaaacTCCGAgcagtatgcacaggtttaaacactcgaattgttcaagcagaagaaaggataacagaggtcaaagtccaacttaatgaaagaaaacaagaagacaagattagagataaaaggataaagaggaatgagcaaagtctccaagaaatgtgggactatgtgaaaagaccaaatttacgtttgataggtgtacctgaatgcgacagagagaatgaatccaagcgggaaaatacccttcaggatattattcaggaaaattttcctgaactagcaaagcaggtcaatattcaaccccaggtaatacagagaacaccacaaagatattcctcaagaagagcaaccccaaggcacataatcgttagattcaccagggttgaaacgaaggagaaaatactaagggcagccagagagaaaggtcaggttacccacaaaggcaagcctatcagacttacagcagatctctcagcagaaactctacaagccagaagagagtggggccaatattcaacatcctcaaagaacagaaccttcagcccagaattacatatccagccaaactaagcttcacgactgaaggaaaaataaaatattttatgaacaagcaagaactcagagattttattaccaccaggcctgcttaacaagagcttctgaaagaggcattacacacagaaagaaacaaccagtattagccttactaaaaatataccaaaaagtaaagagcaccaacataaagaagaattttcatcaacgaatggatcaaacagccagttaacatcaaatggcagtaaccctaaatttaaatcgactaaatcccccaatcaaaagacacagccaaaacccaacggcatggtacatccagacctgtttcacatgcaaggaaacacaaagactcaaaacaaagggatggagaaagatttaccaaccaaatggagagcataaataaataaataaataaaaagcaggagttgcaattctcgtagcggataaaatagattttaaagcaacaaagatatagtggtaaaaggatcaatacaacaacaagagctaatgatcctaacacccagatacacagagacttagattcaatgagacagaaaattaataaggatatcaaggtctcgaactcagacccggaacaagtaaacttagtaaatatttatagagctctccacttcaaatacctaaaatatacattcttgtcaataccacatcacacctactcataggtttaaatgaaacattgattggccattattaatacccattttttttttttcagaataaagcaatatttccattcaccatCCCTCtcactcttcctctttctttcgctcctttactcatttttttttctttccttctctcaaaaaaagaaatcaacttgtaaacctctagatccaggtcggcaatgtctctctcattgcttgaattcctttcttcccttccctccctccctccctccctccccgccttcctcccttccttccttcatcccttccttcctccctctcttcctcctaccctcccttcctaccttcctcccttcctccttccctctctaaaaaaaaaaaaagaaaaagatattcagTTTCTCTCTATACATATCTAaagatatgtataatatatatattacatatattcattatatattataatatattactaGCacttatatattatgtatatattcattcattctaaaatTGGCGAAATGCTCTATTTCTCTATCACCAagctggaaaaacaaaacaccagatTTCAAATCAATCCTCTTAAACttcttccactttttaaaatagatacccttgtttattaaaaaaaataaaaaaaccctaaagctTAAAATGATACTAAAAACATAACCGTCATAAGAACCaagaaaaaatactcaaaattttATTAGACttagtgaaggaaaaaaatggaggaTTGACCATGTAGTCATCTCTCtccgctctctctctcttaaaaccATGATAAAATTGTAAGGAACTCTAAACAAATGTGTAAGTTCATGAAGATGAAGataactaaaaagaaatacatacctGTAGATAGATATGTCAAGTGTTAATGAATGTTCAAAACACAAagtgggccagatgtggtggttcatgcctgtaatcacagtgctttgggaggccgaggatctcaagtcccagagtttgagaccagcctgggcaacataacaagaccccatctctacaaaaaacttggATGAATCTTCGGAAATTATGCTAAGTGCAAAAAGCCTATCccaaaaaattatgaaacatgtgatttcacttatataacatttatttggttgttgtttttattatttatttccttattttatttatttatttccttacttgttttagagacagagtctcactctgtcacctgggctaaagtgcagtggcatgatcatagctcactaaaaccttgtactcctgggctcaagtgatcctccagcctcaggctcccaagtagttgagactacaggtacacactgcCATgccgagatttttttttttttaagtagagacaaggtctcactgtgttacccaggctggtcttgaactcctggcctcaagagatgctcttaccttggcctcccaaaatgctgagattacaggtataagctaccATACTTGgccaacatttttgaaatgagaaaattctagaaaggaataaaagattAATGGTTGGGTTGCCAGCAGTTCAGAATGGGGAAGCTGGAGGAAGGTGGGTATAGttataaaaaggaaacataagaGCTTCTCAGGCTCTTTATGGTACTGGAAATGTTCAAACTCTTGAAAGAGTGAAGGGAACACAAACATATACAGATGATTAAATTGTATAGAACTGAatacacacaaataaacaaaagtaaaactgggAAAACTCACTGAATAAGATTAGTGGATTGTATCCACGTTGAATTCCTGGCTGTGATGTTATACTATAGTCTTCCAAAATGCTATCActgaagaaaactgagaaaactgTACAAGAGATCTCTTTGAATTATTTGTTACACCTTCATGTAAAATTGCagttaatttaataaaatgttcaagtaaaaaatttaaaaatgttttaaaagcccaaaagaaggcaagaaacagaggaaataaaaagagggaattGGGGCAGGACCCGTTAGAGTGGCGAGCGGCACAGGCACCAAGATGTCCAACCGAGTGGTCTGCCGGGAAGCCAGTCACGCCGGGAGCTGGTACACAGCCTCAGGACCGCAGCTGAATGCACAGCTAGAAGGTTGGCTTTCACAAGTACAGTCTACAAAAAGACCTGCTAGAGCCATTATTGCACCCCATGCAGGATATACGTACTGTGGGTCTTGTGCTGCCCATGCTTATAAACAAGTGGATCCGTCTATTACCCGGAGAATTTTCATCCTTGGGCCTTCTCATCATGTGCCCCTCTCTCGATGTGCACTTTCCAGTGTGGATATATATAGGACACCCTTGTATGACCTTCGTATTGACCAAAAGATTTATGGAGAACTATGGAAGACAGGAATGTTTGAACGCATGTCTCTGCAGACAGATGAAGATGAACACAGTATTGAAATGCATTTGCCTTATACAGCTAAAGCCATGGAAAGCCATAAGGATGAGTTTACCATTATTCCTGTACTGGTTGGAGCTCTGAGTGAGTCAAAAGAACAGGAATTCGGAAAACTCTTCAGTAAATATCTAGCGGATCCTAGTAATCTATTTGTGGTTTCTTCTGATTTCTGCCATTGGGGTCAAAGGTTCCGTTACAGTTACTATGATGAATCCCAGGGGGAGATTTATAGATCCATTGAACATCTAGATAAAATGGGTATGAGTATCATAGAACAATTAGACCCTGTGTCTTTTAGCAATTACTTGAAGAAATACCATAATACTATATGTGGAAGACATCCCATTGGGGTGTTATTAAATGCTATCACAGAGCTCCAGAAGAATGGAATGAATATGagcttttcctttttgaattatGCCCAGTCAAGCCAGTGTAGAAACTGGCAAGACAGTTCAGTGAGTTATGCCGCTGGAGCACTCACGGTCCGCTGAAGCTCTGAATCCTCAGGGATGCCACCTGCACATTCTCATACTCTGTCCGGGGTCCCAGCCTAGCCTTTACCGAGATACTGGTCCTGGTTTGGGGGGATTCTGAAACCTCAAACTAATagaactttcttctcttttttttctagtaggTGTAGTCCTTCCTTAATTTcaactcatttaaaaatgctttatagtTTAGGGCAGTGTAAGGAAGGCTGGCATCAAAGTATTTTGATCAAAAAAGATGACAATGTAAAGGCCCAGTTGTGGCAGACAGTGTTTTGAAAGTAACTTGTAAAGCATTTACCATATCCTAAATTTGCACTCTTTGCAGACTTGTGCACATATATTCCGCTTTCAGAATAGTTTTGCAAATTGtacacaaacaaacagaaaaggtggaagctttttaataaagaaattgcATTTATAAATGATCTGTATTAGAATATAATAAATCTCCAGTTATAGTCAATTACTACCCATGTTGTACAACAGATACCTTCTATTTTAGTTGCTAATAAAGGGCTacacaactcaaaaaaaaaaaaaagagggaattaacagaaaaaaattaaatggtgggccaattaacatatatttataattggtTAAATGTAAACAGTTTAGATACACCAGTTAAAAGACAGATACTGCAGAATAGATAAGAATGGTTGAACTATACGCTGCTTACAAGAAACTTACTTTAAGTATAAcagtaaatggaaattaaaaggaTGGAAAACAATATACCATGATaatactaatcaaaagaaagctcaAGTAGCTATATCAAAATTAGACACAGTGGATATTAGACCAAAAAGCTGGTCCAAAAACAGAaaggtattacttttttttttttttttttgagacagtttcactgtgtcacctaggctggagtggaatgatgcaatcttgacttactgcaacacCTGCCCAGAGAGACATTACTTAATGATTAAAGGATCAATTTATCGAGAAAATATAGCGATTCCAAATATGTATGCAACTAACaatagagcttcaaaatacatgaagcgaAAAATGAGctcttggaaatttaaaatataatattaaaataaatattcaatctATTCAAAAATCTGGAAGTTTAAATCAAAGAAGTTTGATATACTTACATAAAATGaaggaaaggcagaaagaaaataggagataaattttaaaagaattagatCAACTAGGgttgaaaactattttaaaaaacgaATGCAagaacaaattcaaaaactaaagATAATGAGTCGCCTAGTCAAAATGTCTCCCTGAGAGATCAGCACAATTAATGAAACAATATTTATTCCAAGGTTCATCTCTATAAAATTGTGGGGGGGAAAACCTCCAaggattaaaagaaaattctaagaaaaacagTTCACATACACAGAAAAGCAAAGCTGAATGGCACTGGACTTCTTAATAGCACCATTGGCTTCCATTATTGCTGTTGAGAAGTCAGTTCTCAGTCtaaattctgttgtttttatGCAATCTGTCTTTACTCCCTggatatttttaaggttttaaagATCTCTTCATATTGAATTATCTGTTATTTCATCATGAAGGATCTCAAGTAGagttttatattgttttgttctgtgttttatcCTACTTGGGATTCATTATCCTACTTGGGATTCAATAAGACCTGAATGTGaggtcttattttttttcatcAGTTCTAGAAAACTCTAGAATAtagttttgccatttttcttttggatactgcttattttttcattctatttattcTCCTTTTCTAGAATTCCAATGAAATGTATATTAGATATTCTTACTCTATTCTTCACGTCTTTTAGCCTGTCTGTCCTTCATATTTCCTATCTCCTTGTTTCTCTGTACTGGATTCTGGATAACTGAGCTCTGCCTTCCTGTTTGCTAATTCTCTCTTCAGCTATGTCTAATCTACTTTTTAACCCTGgggtttttatttcaatttttttttcacttttagatgttctattttaatgtttttcaaaattgccTGATCTTTTGTCCAAGTTTacaattttgtttccttcttttatttctttagattcTTTAGATTCTAATATCTGTAATAAGACAAAGATGCCAACTCAATTTAATATACTTCTGGAAGTCCTGTCATagcaattaggaaagaaaaagacataaaaggtattcaaatcagaaagaaagaagaaaaattgactCTGTTTGAAGAGGTTGcatatagaaaactctaaagactccaccaaaacacatttacaattaataaatgaattcagtgagtctgtgggatacaaaatcaacacagaaaaatcagtagcatttatatacaTTAACAACAAACCATCCAAAAAAGTAATCAAGaaacaataccatttataatagcaataaaaacaTAAGATTCTTAAGAATAAgtttaaccagggaggtgaaagatctgtacact encodes:
- the LOC118150141 gene encoding protein MEMO1 isoform X1, which produces MSNRVVCREASHAGSWYTASGPQLNAQLEGWLSQVQSTKRPARAIIAPHAGYTYCGSCAAHAYKQVDPSITRRIFILGPSHHVPLSRCALSSVDIYRTPLYDLRIDQKIYGELWKTGMFERMSLQTDEDEHSIEMHLPYTAKAMESHKDEFTIIPVLVGALSESKEQEFGKLFSKYLADPSNLFVVSSDFCHWGQRFRYSYYDESQGEIYRSIEHLDKMGMSIIEQLDPVSFSNYLKKYHNTICGRHPIGVLLNAITELQKNGMNMSFSFLNYAQSSQCRNWQDSSVSYAAGALTVR
- the LOC118150141 gene encoding protein MEMO1 isoform X2 translates to MQDIRTVGLVLPMLINKWIRLLPGEFSSLGLLIMCPSLDVHFPVWIYIGHPCMTFVLTKRFMENYGRQECLNACLCRQMKMNTVLKCICLIQLKPWKGQRFRYSYYDESQGEIYRSIEHLDKMGMSIIEQLDPVSFSNYLKKYHNTICGRHPIGVLLNAITELQKNGMNMSFSFLNYAQSSQCRNWQDSSVSYAAGALTVR